One Panicum virgatum strain AP13 chromosome 3N, P.virgatum_v5, whole genome shotgun sequence DNA segment encodes these proteins:
- the LOC120665421 gene encoding amino acid permease 3-like, with protein sequence MGENGVPKHCYPAAAMEVTSVELGHTAASKCYDDDGRLKRTGTMWTASAHIITAVIGSGVLSLAWAIAQLGWVAGPAVMLLFSFVTYYTSALLADCYRSGDPCTGKRNYTYMDAVNANLSGVKVQICGFLQYANIVGVAIGYTIAASISMLAIKKANCFHVEGHGVPCSISSTPYMIIFGVAEIFFSQIPDFDQISWLSILAAVMSFTYSTIGLGLGIVQVVANKGVQGSLTGISVGVVAPVDKVWRSLQAFGDIAFAYSYSLILIEIQDTIRAPPPSESKVMRRATIVSVAVTTLFYMLCGCMGYAAFGDAAPGNLLTGFGFYEPFWLLDVANAAIVVHLVGAYQVYCQPLFAFVEKWAQQRWPKSRYITGEVDVPLSLAGSAGRCYKMNLFRLTWRTAFVVATTVVSMLLPFFNDVVGLLGALGFWPLTVYFPVEMYIVQKKVPRWSTRWVCLQLLSLACLIITVASAAGSVAGIISDLKVYRPFVTTY encoded by the exons ATGGGGGAGAACGGTGTGCCCAAGCACTGCTacccggcggcggccatggaggtgACCTCCGTGGAGCTCGGCCACACGGCGGCCTCCAAGTGCTacgacgacgacggccgccTCAAGCGCACCG GGACGATGTGGACGGCGAGCGCGCACATCATCACGGCGGTGATCGGGTCCGGGGTGCTGTCGCTGGCGTGGGCCATCGCGCAGCTCGGCTGGGTGGCCGGCCCCGCCGTCATGCTGCTCTTCTCCTTCGTCACCTACTACACCTCCGCGCTGCTCGCCGACTGCTACCGCTCCGGCGACCCGTGCACCGGCAAGCGAAACTACACCTACATGGACGCCGTCAACGCCAACCTCA GTGGCGTCAAGGTCCAGATCTGCGGCTTCCTGCAGTACGCCAACATCGTCGGCGTCGCCATCGGCTACACCATCGCCGCCTCCATTAGCATGCT GGCGATCAAGAAGGCCAACTGCTTCCACGTGGAGGGGCACGGCGTCCCGTGCAGTATCTCCAGCACGCCGTACATGATCATCTTCGGCGTGGCGGAGATCTTCTTCTCGCAGATCCCGGACTTCGACCAGATATCGTGGCTCTCCATCCTGGCCGCCGTCATGTCCTTCACCTACTCCACCATCGGCCTGGGCCTCGGCATCGTCCAGGTGGTCGCCAACAAGGGCGTCCAGGGCAGCCTCACGGGCATCAGCGTCGGCGTGGTCGCCCCCGTCGACAAGGTGTGGCGCAGCCTGCAGGCGTTCGGCGACATCGCCTTCGCCTACTCCTACTCCCTCATCCTCATCGAGATCCAGGACACcatccgggcgccgccgccgtccgagtCCAAGGTCATGCGCCGCGCCACCATCGTCAGCGTCGCCGTCACCACGCTCTTCTACATGCTCTGCGGCTGCATGGGCTACGCCGCGTTCGGCGACGCCGCCCCCGGGAACCTTCTCACGGGCTTCGGGTTCTACGAGCCCTTCTGGCTCCTCGACGTCGCCAACGCCGCCATCGTCGTGCACCTCGTCGGCGCCTACCAGGTCTACTGCCAGCCGCTGTTCGCCTTCGTCGAGAAGTGGGCGCAGCAGAGGTGGCCCAAGTCCAGGTACATCACCGGCGAGGTCGACGTGCCGCTCTCCCTCGCCGGCTCCGCCGGCCGGTGCTACAAGATGAACCTGTTCCGCCTGACGTGGCGGACGGCGTTCGTGGTGGCGACGACGGTGGTCTCCATGCTCCTGCCCTTCTTCAACGACGTGGTCGGGCTCCTCGGCGCGCTGGGGTTCTGGCCGCTCACCGTCTACTTCCCCGTCGAGATGTACATCGTGCAGAAGAAGGTGCCCCGGTGGAGCACGCGGTGGGTGTGCCTGCAGCTGCTCAGCCTCGCCTGCCTCATCATCACcgtggcctccgccgccggctccgtCGCCGGGATCATCTCCGACCTCAAGGTGTACAGGCCGTTCGTCACCACCTACTGA